In the Malaclemys terrapin pileata isolate rMalTer1 chromosome 18, rMalTer1.hap1, whole genome shotgun sequence genome, TTCCAGTCGAACAGGAGAAGGTTCATAGACAGTACCAGCCATGAAGCTAGTATCGCTATCAGAATAGGAATCATCTCTGGGCAGAACAACAGTGGAGATACAAAGACGAATGAGCCAACAAGGCTCTGAAGATGAACTCTCCCAATTGTCCGTGGGTTCCCCTTGTGAAGGTGGGGCTCTTCGCCACCACTCAGAGGAACTGACGCGATGAGGGGTTGCGGTGCCGCTGTTACTTAGTCCGGAAGAACTGGGCTGTTGCAGAAGTAACTGTACTTCTGGTGAAGGAGCTTGAGCGGATACGACAGCGCCTAACAACGTGAGGCTAGAAACCCGGACATTAACATCTGTTAAAGAgaatatggaaaaataaaataaaaggtaaacACCACTAAACAGTCGAGTTATTTACATAGTTACCAATCATGGGAaatttttctaaataaataaataaccaaacaaataaataaaataaaaaaatactagcAATTAAGAATTCGTGCTGAGTTAAGAATCAACATATACAGTGAGAAAAGAATCCAGCCCAGCGCAATGCAAACCTTTATGTCGAATGTATGGCTTTATCTGGTTCCAAACTCTTGTCAACAGACCAGGTTTTAAACGGCTGTACGGTGCATTCGATACCAAATTTGCAAGGCACTAAAACACACAAGAGATAACTGGATGAGAGGTGACAGAGGCCAAACTGAAAATGTGGCTCTCTCATTTTGTACTGTGAGTTAGGTCATTTAGGCAGCTACACTGATTACATTTGCAAATAACTGAAGAGAATTGGTCAGTATTTGAAAATTTGTCCCAAAAGCTTTGCTTCTAGAACAATTATTGTGATCAAACATGACCAACCATAAAAATCGAGCTAGAGAAGGAATATTTTAGAGAAATAATGGGACTTTCCAGACAGACTCAATTTGCTAAGCCTtgtaagaaagagaaaaaactgCTGTTGTGACCCTGGCAGCTCTCAGGAATTTTGCATAATCACCCTGTCTCAGTCATGTCTGGAAAGCATGAGGTCTGCTTTGAAGGTCATTAGAAAATTGCTTTGAGGCTGAATCGAAGACACTTACAAAATGTAAGCACGTTCAAAGTAAGTGTAAGTACCTTGATGATTTGTGTAAGGGTTTGTGAGGAGGATTCTGCCACCAGGGCTAGCAGCAGACAGCGATGCAACTCTCTGATGCTGGAAGCAATCGTTACAGAGAAAGGAGTGAAAGCTCTTTTATGGTCATGTGCGTCTTCAGCAACAGAAAGAAACTGCTTAGAACCTTCCAAGGTGGCGGAGAGAACTTGAAGAGCGCAGGCCCGAGTCTGAAACGATACAATATTTCAATTCTGTTTCAATCAAAGAAACTGTGGGTAAATGTCAAAAACTTTCCTTATCCTGCTTCTTCACATTCTGTGTGTGCCTGTTACACAGCACCTTTCTACtcgctggggaaaaaaaagttactgCAGAATATGCTAACATGGAACCCAGCTCTGCATGATCGCATTTTGCAACACACTTAAGACAGAACGTCTTTGCATACATGTTAGTATGCAGAGTACGTACTCCGTTAACTGCACAAATGTTATGGCTGCAGGTCAACAGCAGATATTCACAGGCCTGGCTTTGCAATTCACTTATTATCCGGTGTCCATTTCTTTTCATTATTGGGGTATTGGGATTCAACACCTCGTCCCTCAGGTTTCCTTGGATTCTCCTAGCAAAAGCTTATAAATGTTCTGCCCTGTACCATTCAACATCACCACAGAGACCTCCACATCTGGAATTCAGGGCATCCTAAAATGCACGATTCTGGACCTTGCAGATCTTTACTATGCATCAACTAGCTGTTTGTAAATGATAAGGGAAAGTGCCCATCCAGCTCAATACACCTGTCCTTTTTGGGGGTTGGTTTAATCAGCACTTTCCAGCTTTTTTCACCACTCACCTTAATGGCCGCCTCCTCTAGAAACAAACTGAGATTTCTCAAATTCATTCATATTCTGTTTCAGTTGCCTTCCCTGGTACAGCAGTCCATACAtttagcttgtgtgtgtgtgaagcgcCACCATTTCTCAATTTGAAGGGACCATCCCCCTTTTTGaacctcttagggcttgtctacatagagaAAACACCCACAATAGCTGGTGAGCACTAGCTACTCCACACTAATTCTCCATGCGGACGCACTGAGTGTGCAGTAAGAGTGCCTTTGTGCACATTAGCTTAATACGCTTTGGAAGTGTGCTACACTAAACCTCCAGAGGGCACCCTTAGTGCGCAAGAAGAGTGTCCATATGCGGAATTAGTGCAGAGTAGCTACtgtggtttaaattcacactgtAGCTTGCTGCACACgaactttcctgtgtagacaaatccttaaCATATAAAAGAAAACTTTTCACACTCTCTTCTAATTTGACCAACTCCTTTCATACCCTTTGGAAACTCTTTGGTCACCTCAAAATTTTCTCCAAGAAAAATAAGTTTAACTCCAATAACCCGGTCTCATAATTTTAGGGTCTACATACATAACAGATCCTTTGTTATCCTAATAATGCGGCCTCTCTTAGTCCTGTGATACAGTGAGACAGGCCACAAAGACCCCAGCAAGACTGCTCTATTATACTAAAGATCAAGGAAGGCAAATCTGAAGACTAGTTCTTGAAAAACAAGGCTTTCAGGACAGCAAATTCCCTTACCTTTGGAGAGGGATCCTTCAATGCAATAGTCATCAaggacacagactgtgggctgccTATTCCAGGTGTATCAGGAACAAATGCTGACCAGTAGCCATAAAGAACTTTTTTTTCTATTGATTTGATAGTGGAAAGGAAACAGGCTAAAGCCCCTTGACGAACTTTGGCTTGATAAGATCTTTAATGAAACAAAAAGATGAATTAATAGCAGCtctgaaaaaataattgatttgacCTCATTTATTCAGGTTCCTGACTAGCTACAAGAACTTCAAGTAGAATAGCGAAGGCCAAaaggtaaaaaaagaaaagaaagtatcAGTTTACTTTCAAACTACTACTAATTACCACCTTTCAactttcttagttaataaattatATAAATCACATTAAATGATTTCACTAAAAGTTTCATTTAAGAATCCAGTACTGGGATTGTGTGAGTGGAAGGGTGAGTAAAACGCTGCACATGTGCAAAACTGGTGCCAGATCTACAAAAAGGACAAAAAGCATCATTTAACATGCCACACAAGCACGATTGTTATGAATCACAGTATTATTTGCTTCCATGCTTTACATTGACATGAACAACAATAACCTCATTTTGCTTTGTATTCCACCTTCAGCATCAGAATACTCCGACTCACTGCTGCTGATTCTTTTCCAGGTGGGATGGCATGATGATAAGTGATCCTTTCCAGCAGGCATGTAAGCAGCATCTAATGCATGATTCCAGGGATTCAGACAAGGACTATTTTGTGCATTGCctgaatgtaactgaaatatatcCATTCCATGGATTGCTCCATCTCCTACATCACTTTCTAATTCTTCTTTCACTTCTTCCCCCAATTGTCCTTTCTTTTGTTTCCCCTTGGACTTTTTCCTTCGGGTCTGTGtcaagaggaaaaaataacacAAAATGCTGAGACAAAAGTAAGAATTTTGCAACCAGAAAAGATTTTATTATTCTGAAAATCTCTTTGAATAACAAAGTCACTTCTGAGAAAAAGAGACTATAAAATCCCAAAAAGTAGCATAAATGAATAAACTCCAGCGCGGTCAGTACTTAAGTTCACCAACATGGAGATGCATATTTTATAAGCACCTAGATAGATGGCTTATTGTAGGGAGGCAGATTGTCAGTGTATGTATAATTAATGTATGTAACTAAATACCTGTGACCAAAACTTTTTCTTTGGCTGGCTAAAGACAATCAGATCTTAATTGATTTCAGCTTCCATACTCCATTTATTAAGACGATAAAATAAACTTATTAACAACATCTTAATGTCCCATAGGTACATGTTACAAGACTGGTTTGCTTGGACATTTTGGATACAAACCTCTAGATATATATAAATGCTAACCTCCAACTATCAGTGTAACTACAAGAGTTTCCACAAttctcctttatttttctttagaaaaaactatttttaCATTGAGACACTTAACAGTAGGATATCTTTTCAGGTGTTTTATGTACATGTTCCTGTAGCTCTTTTGGATTTATAGGAGATATTCATTAACTTTAAAAGAAGATTAGAAGCCAACAAAATGACCCTACagctttattttgtttaatgtctttcaTGTAATCTGTAACCCAAAACACTTTACAGGGTTAAATAATAAAcagcaaagggagagagaaacgGAGATACCTAAACAAGGGAGACAACTCATTTTTAGATGAGCCTGACTTCCCTAGGAAAAAGTAAAAGTGATTGTGTGTTAGAAGAGAAGTAATGTAATTTGTGATGGAAAATGCCACAGCTAGTCTGCCACCATCAGTCCCACATCTGCAGGCCACAAGTTCTTGACTACAAATGAATAACTGATGCACACAGCTAGAGTCAATCAAATCAATCGCTGCAGAACCCTCTGTTTTAGTCATCTGACTTTACGAGCAATTTGTTAATCAGTGCAGAAATTTATAATCAATGCCATTAAGGCAAGCAATGTGAAATACACCACACGCTGAGCACGTGAAGGAACTTTCAGCCATTAACACCAGAACAGGAAATATCCAGTcaaaacaaataaacacacacaaaaatcaacaTGTGGTATAATTTAAGTTTACCCCTGTTTGCTTAATGGTGCTCAATTCCGACTGCTCCTGTTTGACAGGTGATCGTCCATCATACTGAGGAAGAGGAGCTGGGTACAAGACTGCAGGCATTTCCACGTTCAGTCCAGGAAGCCCATAGAACATGCATTTCTAAAACAGTAACAAGAAATCCAGTTGGATGTGCAAAGAATTGTCGTACATTCAGGTGCTCACCAATTGTTTTCAGTTTACCTTACGAGTTTCTTCTCTGGGTCTTGTCTCCCTAAGCTCACACCCAAGCTGCCAATGGCAGGTAAGTCAGCATGAGGAGACTCAAATAGCACAATAAAATGCCTGCATAGTAATTCTGATTCTCTAATCAGACATATTTTGGCAACCAAATTCAACTATTTCTAGAAGGATTTTAGCAAGGGTCCAgcactgaagctaatgggagaCTTGCCTCTTAACCATCAAGGCGTTGCAACCCCCTTCTTTGTGAGAGGAAGTACAAGTGAGAGAACTGAAGGCTTTATCATATTCTAGAGAGAACTTTTCCCCTTTTTCCATGTCTTTCATTCCATTTTTCAATCAACTCTCCACCTGATTCTTTTTTCTGTCTTCTCTACCTTTTCCCACTTAAAGTGAAACAGGAGCACACACTATACAGTCTGTCTCTCTAAAAGTGGATTTAAACCAAGAAACTATTCACCTTTAATACAGCAAGAAGGGACCCAAGCTGATCAGTCTGCATTAGCTTCATCTTCCCACCATTTAAGAGTGACTGGATACCTTTCAGAGCATTCTGTAACAGCTGAAAATAACTTTGAATTAGgcaacacacacaaatacagcaTCTTTCAACTTATGAACTTCATACCTTATATTGTGCAAAACAACATGACTGCTTAGCACCACTGAGATACCGGCAACTACTTTCATATTACTCAAGTAAAATGAGGTTAGAGATATTAGCGAAGTCTCAGCTGGCAATATTCCAAATCACAAGATGTGTACAGCCTCTGCCAAACAGGAAGCCTTTGATTATAACAGACTTACTTATTtcaaatcaaattttaaaagttGTCTAGCTGTTCCACTGCAAAACATAGTTTTACGTAGTATAACTTTATAATTAGTGTATTTCAGCAGATTAGACTCATACATACCATACAAAAAGTGATGTCATCTACATCAGAAGTTTTTGAAGACTGTAACACACTTAGGAAAGTTTGAAAGCACAGACTTCTGTAAGACTCATCCAAGTATGGCTGTCCAGGCACACTAAAATGAAAGTGGATGCAGCTGGTCAAGATGTGGCTTTCAATATAAAGCTATACAAACTGTTCTTACAGATAACGTTACAAAAGCTCagatctctccctccccagcataGCAGAGACATGGAGTGGGACTGCACTTTGGCACCTACAAAGGATGAAACTCTAGCACCGTAAATACTATCTGGAAACACTGGTTAGTAAAATCTCAGTACACCTTAAATTTACTCTAACTTTTGGCTTCTCCTGCCTGATTAAAGTGGATTCCTAAGTTTGGTTTTCCAGGCTGCgagtaggtgcagaatgacaCCAACAGGAGCGGTGTCACTATTCTGCTGGGAATGTCCTCAGACACGGGTGCCCAGGTGAATTAATGAAGCTGCATGCATATATCTTGGGATACAATTTAGCCCTTAATATGACCCTGAAAGGCTTTtacattttccttcatttttGTGAAAACACAGACTGCCTTAATGCAGTGACATGTTtaccatttttttatttaaatagccaCCCATCTTCCTTTACTAATGAATATAAAGAAGGCAATCACTACACCACTTCAATCTGTGCTACCTGCATATCAGATTATCATAACATGACCATTAGTGCAGTGGCTCTAGACTCATTAAACAACTTTCTTTGTGCTGGATCCCTAAGCAGCTGGTGCCCATATGTTTAATTACTTCAAGTCACCGGTGTGCACGTTTGATAATGTTCACCAAACGACTCAAATACTGCAAGTGATTTTCCTGACAGTAGAATCCAATTAGAAAATCACATTCAAAACCACCAGACGCTGCACTTTGCTCATATCTAAGTGACCTCATCCAGGACCTCAGAAGACTCTTCTTTTTTAAGGGTCCCATTCCGTGGGACATCAAACCTTCCTTCATAATTGCAAAGCTCTTTAGAGCAGGTCTAAACTCCTGCTGGCTTAGACTAATAAATTATTCAGTCTAAGTTTGTCATAGACAAACAAGAAAAAACGTCCCTCTGTATTTGAATAGTTTAGTGGAGGTTTTCAGATGTAATGAGATCTTGCTCTGGCATCAACTTATTAATTCTTGGAATCTTATAACAAATCATTCATAGACCAACCATTCCAGTGCAACAGATAATCCCAATGCAAGATGTAATCAattgtttcacaaacattaacaaCCACATTAACCGACTGACTACTGCTGCACAGACCAGGTACCAGAACATACCTGCCTTTCCCCCCCTCTTAAATTAAATGTccttaataataatttatttttggaAATCTGAGAATTCCTGGTTTTCCCCGAATGAGTATGACAACGGCTAGGAGCACTGCAGTTTTAACTTTCACACACAAGTCATGTTTATAACTTCCAGGATGTAACACAGAACAAagctgttgggaaaaaaaaatcttcttcttTTGGCTTTAATCAAAAGGCAAAGTCCCATTAATCAACGTGGCCCTGAAACCATCGCATTGCTCTTGCCTTTACTGTGCTTAGCAGGTGGACTGAACAGGCTGGCTGTCAGCATTCCCAGACACCCATCTTTTAAAGCACCCATACAAATCACTTTAAAAGACTTGATTTAATACCTGAGACATAGATTTGCCATGCTGTGTACTGCTGCCCTCCTGAGTTCCACGTCAGGCTGAGCAAGATCACTGAACTGTACCAAGAGTCCGCTCTTCCCCAGCAAATCCGGGAGATACTAAAATAAACCATTAACAGTCACTATGGGCCAACAAGATACACAGTCAGGTCTGGTGAATGCAAATCAATTGGCAAATTCCCTTTTTACTTCAGAACAACAGATCTACAGTCAATATGATATAAATCAAGCTACTCCTTAAATCTTATAGTTAGATATAAATATACCAACTACAGAATAGGTTTGACTGATATTCAGACAGAACTAAGATTTCTATATCCTCTGATTAGAAATGATGTTCAGTTGCAAAGTTGTCATTCATTATTATGGAGGCATTGGTCATGACGCTATAGTTCAGACTACGTTCCATTTTGTACTTAAACAGAGCTGCAACCTCcttgttttgaatgaaaaatatgGCCCACCCTTCCCAAATTTACAGCACTTGCTCTTTGGGtatagaatgaattttctgagcaTTTAAAAGTAAATCCGTTAACTAGTTTATaaagtaaaattaatttaaaaatgcgTTAAGAAATTTACTGTCTGCGTTTGTCTTTTCTCGGTCCCAAAAGTTCTTAACAATGGAACAACATAGACACTTCACATTTTGCAGATAATTAAAGTTAATTAATATCTTGTACACAGACTATATCTGAAGATACTAGGTTGTAATTAAGCTAAGTTATTAACAATTGTATCTAATTGCTATTGTTATACAGCCTACAGACAGGTTCAAGTCAACAGCTCAGGAACTCTTAAGAGGTATCATTGTGACATCACAGGTAACTCAGCCCATGAATACCTTTcttctacagctaatttgcaagCAAAAATGATATTGGTTGTAATGAGTCAGTGGTGTCAGGAGTTCACAGTGGTAGGCCACTTAGCGCAGCTGTCACTGCTCTTTAAAGAGCCGATAGCTTCATGCTAACTTCGGCATCAGTGCTTGAAAGGCTCTCATGGCACTGCTATTTCGGCTCCATTGTACAATGAGGGTTTGATCCTGCTGCTGCCTGAATCTCAGGTTCCCGTTGAGCGCCAGGAGCCCCGAGGGAGCgtgctgacagggccggctccaggcaccagcgcggcaagcaggtgcttggggcggccaacggaaaggggcggcacatccggctcttgGGCCGCGGGTCCCCCAGTCcttctcggagtgaaggacctgccgccgaattgccaccgaagaatgaagcgtcggcggtagagctgctgctgatCGTGCGAttgcgccttttttttttctcccccgcccccgccacttggggtggcaaaaacgctggagccggccctgtgtgctgAACACCCTGGAGAGTGGTGcataatccaaagcccactccTGCACAGGAATCTGCCCTTAGAGCAGGAAATGGGCTCTCACAGGGAGGCGGTGCACATGCTGCAGAAGGGCAATTCTGTCTAGGGTCAACTCTCCATCTGGCTGAGATGGGGACACCAGGGGCCGGCCTGCCTTCACACAACCATCTAAACCAATAAGTCAATTGCAAATTAAGGTCCACATTCACCAGTGTGCTGTAGCTGCTTTGTGCTGATCTGGCGACGCTAAGCAGCTGTACAAGCAGATAATGATTAACTGGCTCGTGTGCTCTGGCTGCTTTGGGGTTACTTTGCCCTATAATGATGCTAAAAgtggaaaaaatatgaaaaaaaatctgaagcgTATATTAAAACAATTTAATCTAATCTGGAACAACAAACAGTAAAACATAATGCTATGGTTATTGTACAGCCTCACAACAGGGCAAAGTTAAAGTTGTTTGGTGCCTTCACTGTGAATTTCTTGCCTTAATATGTTTGGATTTCTCTTCAGTGtaaccttaactttgaatttcatggATTTGTAACATGGATTTGTAACATCCCTGTAATGTGCTTTACCCTTCAATTACTGACACTATGTTAGGAGTTAATGTTGAGAGGATGTGTGTCTGGGAAtatgacatttttcttttcttttggaggAAAGGAAGTGTAGGGAATCTGAGGCTTTGGAGTTCACTTTCTCTTAGCAATAAATTCAGCACAGCTTTCAACCTACCTTCTGACAGTTAGGTCCATTGTTGTAAACAAGAGCTGCTAAGGCTTGCAGAATTTCAGTGTGTGTCCAAGAGCTGCACTGTTTGAGAGCAGAGATGGAATAGGACAGAAGAAAATCCAAATTCTGTTCATCAACCACTACCTGTCATCAtataaaaatacagaatttaaaaAGAACTTCCAAAAGGCATCCTTATTATATTGCACATTGTTCAAGTCAGGGTAACATTCCTCTAGCTGGGTAGTGACTCAAATGATTTGGCTGTTAGAAATTCATGCTGCTACAGAAACAGCCTACATTTAGGAAACGGCCACGGGATTCTTGTTTTCCCCAAGACTGAAGGCATGATACACAAGCTTTTTTGTCTCCTGTGAGAGGGTCAGCACATGTAGTTCTTACATCAGCAACCCTTTAGCCAGACATAGCCAAGCTAGGACTGTAGATCAGAAGAATGGCAGGATGAATAGGAAGGTGAAAATCCAAGCACATTCATATTAGGTCCTCTCTATTGGTTCTGCCTCATGGAGGCGAGAGCCCTTTTGGCCCACATCCATGTGCTTGGAAGGGTAGGGACAGAACCATCAAATTTTCCATACCTGGAATCTGTTAAGTAAATGATGAATGAGCTGACAAACTTTGTTGACAAGATGTTCCTGATTGAGAGGAACCAGTTGACAGGCTTGAACAAGTAGAGCACAAACatcctggagaaaaaaaaaaaaaagaggcagaagCTTTAATGATTATTTATCACTGAGACAATACAAAATTGTGGCTCCAGAGTAGAGACCATCCCACCAGCTAAGGTCTCAATTGTGCAAATGGATTTGCAAGGGCAGAACACCTGGATCCATGGTCTAGAtaacttagtcctgtcatgagtgcaggggactggactagatgacctctcgaggtcccttccagtcctgtgattctgtgTGGAGcacaactgaagtcaacagagcacCTAGTGAGTAGACTGTCCCACTGATTGTCCATATGACATAGGCATCCAACTGCCTCTAAACATGCAAAATACCACTTAAGAAACCAGCACTGAGAGAAATAATATTTAAAGACCAAGGCATAACATATAATAAAGGCCAAAGAAAAAAGAGGAGGTAGGAAACcaaggaacagaggaaaggaaaaaGGAGCAATGTCTAAAATATTAGGGTGAAAGGAAAAGATTATCCTAAGCACTtcccaaaatgaaaagaaaagctgGGCGACTGCTGTGAAAAACAAATAGGAAGACTAATGGGTAATTAAAGACTGTTACTGAATGTCAGAGTAGCATGCTATATACAACAGACCCGCAATAAATTAtcttcatttttgcatagttaaTTTATTCCCCCGACAAAACAATTACTAAGATGTTGTGCAGtaattagaagaacaggagtacttgtggcaccttagagactaacaaatttattagagcataagctttcgtggactacagcccacttagcttatgctctaataaatttgttagtctctaaggtgccacaagtactcctgttcttctttttgcggatacagactaacacggctgttactctgaaacttgtgcaGTAATTGAGAATCTAAATGCTGCAGAGACAGGAAATTGTCAAAGAAAGTGCTAACAACCACCTTAATTATGTCCATCATCTTCTCCTACCCATGGCATATAAACCAGAGATGTCTGCTACCACTGACCTTACCCCACTGCAGACGACTATTACAGCACAACTCGGCCATGGCTTCCAGACTCCCTGCTGCGAGAGCTGGAAGCATGGCATTCCTAAAAGCCGTGACTCTCAGAGTATGTATATGTGGTAGCTGGAGGATGCTACCCAGGGTGGATAGACAgacttgagctagcatgctaaaaacagcagcatggTCATGATGGCTTTGGTTAGTTGCCCGAGTATAAGCCCACCTGACCCCCTAGGTACTCACTTGAGTGGCTAGTCCGAGCTGCCACCTATGCTACCATGGCCACACCGCTATTTTTTGAGCACTAGCCTGCAAGAGCTAGTGCATGTATGTCTACATGCACTTGGAAgtgccctcccagctgctgtgtagacagcactgcaGGGTCTAGGCTTCTGACACTACAATAAGGAGCCTGAGAGGCTAAACGCAAGCTGGGGCTCTCAGGACTTCCAGGATTCCTGCTACTGAGCTGGGCTCCCCAGGATTCCCAACTCTCAGGGCAGCTGGCTTCCCAGGCTATGGGATTCAGGCAGCCCAGGGAGCCAACTTGCCCAGGAGGTTGGAGGCTCTGGGGTCCCCAGTCCTGGGAGAGTGGGCATGGCCAACCTGTCCCAGAACTTGCTAAAGGGGCGGGGACTGTGAAACTGACATGAATAATGTCAATTTCACAGAGGGACTGATGGGGAATCCAGGAAACCTACTTCCTTTCAGAAACAATGTATTTTGGAACTTCTAGTTcttgggaaattttgaaaaaaaattgggcttgttctGAAACCAAACTTCAAAATGATAAAATTTCCCATAAACTGGAAATTCCAATTTTTGGCCAGCTCTGGTGCGTTGTGACCTATCGATAAGCTAGTAGGTCTATCAGCCATATAAAGAGGGTAGAtgaggggaagcaggcagagttAACATGGTTATAACACCAGGAAGTGGACAAAGGGCGCCTGACCCATATGTGAATTGCAACAGAGGAGCAGAGCTAATGTTAACGTTACAATTCCCTGACTGTTGTTTCAGTAAGCACGTGGGGCTGCAACAGCAAGGAAACTGGTTCAACAGTGGATCGCCAAAATGATCTGGTTTACACTTGAAAGTTGTACCAATATAACTATGCTGGTTaggggatgatttttttttttaacctaaacaGTTATACTCGTTAGTAAAAGCTCTAGATATACCCATGCTAGTATAAAGGTGACTTATGCCAGTATAGTTATTCCCTTTCCCATATGGGAATAGCTATACTGACATAAAGCACAACTATCCTGACAGAAGTGCATCCAGACTAGGGGCTGTACCACTACCTACACCGTGATAGTAGGAAAGAAGTacaagtttctagtgtagacatggccattcTGAACGTTTCCATCCTACAGGTGGGCTGAGAACAGGCCTGTACTGAACCATTACGCTCAACTGGGGCAGCAACACTCATCCCCCTCCATGTTATGGTTTAAATCATGATCAGTCTCTGGGGGACAGGTGGCATTTCCACAGGGAGAGCaaaccatgggggggggggggcagcaagggAGCACCCTCAGTGATAGCCTGGCAGAGTATTAGGAGATAGGACTagtcccaccccacccagcttCCTTTACTCCAGACCCTCACTCCCGCCAACCCTTCCGAGCTggtgcagcccctccctgcccccgccccagcttccATCCCACACTCACCTGGgtcccatcctgccccccccacccaccgagcttcctcccttcccaccccaccccggtcCCCATTTCCCCCTGCCGGTCCCTCGAGCCCGCCTGGACCGGCTTGGCCCCGCCCCGTGTCGGGCTCATTCCCCAGCCCGGTACCCGCGGGCTCGATCGCCCCCCGCCCCGTGTCAGGCTCGGGCCCCCGTTACCTGCGGGCTCGGCGCCCCCGTGGGCCCCGGCGCCCCCGGGCCGCAGTTCTCGGAGATGAGCTGGTCGAACAGCAGGTGCAGCTCGGTGCGGCGGCCGCTCTCGCCCTCCTGAGCCGGGCCGGGCAGGGGCCGCAGCGCGCCAAGCCGGGCCAGGTAGCGCCGGATGGAGCCGCTGGGCTCGGGCTCGGGGcccgctgcctcctccccaggtcCCGCCACTGCCACCGCCGCCGCCATCTTCCCCGGCCGGGCCGGCGTCAGCGCTATGGCAACCGGGTAGTACTTCCGGGTCAGGGTCCCTgggcgcccctcctccccccgccatcTGCTCCTTTGCACCCAGGGTCCAGCCCCCAGGGGCCCCATCACCATTGC is a window encoding:
- the HEATR6 gene encoding HEAT repeat-containing protein 6 — its product is MAAAVAVAGPGEEAAGPEPEPSGSIRRYLARLGALRPLPGPAQEGESGRRTELHLLFDQLISENCGPGAPGPTGAPSPQDVCALLVQACQLVPLNQEHLVNKVCQLIHHLLNRFQVVVDEQNLDFLLSYSISALKQCSSWTHTEILQALAALVYNNGPNCQKYLPDLLGKSGLLVQFSDLAQPDVELRRAAVHSMANLCLSVPGQPYLDESYRSLCFQTFLSVLQSSKTSDVDDITFCMLLQNALKGIQSLLNGGKMKLMQTDQLGSLLAVLKKCMFYGLPGLNVEMPAVLYPAPLPQYDGRSPVKQEQSELSTIKQTGTRRKKSKGKQKKGQLGEEVKEELESDVGDGAIHGMDIFQLHSGNAQNSPCLNPWNHALDAAYMPAGKDHLSSCHPTWKRISSSESEYSDAEGGIQSKMRSYQAKVRQGALACFLSTIKSIEKKVLYGYWSAFVPDTPGIGSPQSVSLMTIALKDPSPKTRACALQVLSATLEGSKQFLSVAEDAHDHKRAFTPFSVTIASSIRELHRCLLLALVAESSSQTLTQIIKCLANLVSNAPYSRLKPGLLTRVWNQIKPYIRHKDVNVRVSSLTLLGAVVSAQAPSPEVQLLLQQPSSSGLSNSGTATPHRVSSSEWWRRAPPSQGEPTDNWESSSSEPCWLIRLCISTVVLPRDDSYSDSDTSFMAGTVYEPSPVRLESLQVLALLVKGYFSVAQSYLLELGEVACKCMEETDPSIQLHGAKLLEELGTGIVQQHKPDSTIAVSEKVPVNLVVTFWTMMLNGPLPGALQNAQHPTLQTSACDALSSILPEAFGSLRDDRQILCITLLLGLNHSENPLVKAAAARALGVYVLFSCLRQDVMFVADTANAILNSLQDKSPNVRAKAAWSLGNLTDTLIVNMEMMGQSFQEEFSDLLLLKMLRSATEASKDKDKVKSNAVRALGNLLHFLQPYHIVKPRFSETIKESIQALISTVQSEATMKVRWNACYALGNVFKNPALPLGEAPWTAQAYNALTSVVKSCKNFKVRIKSAMALSIPTQRERYGTTEQFSQIWSALVIALQKSEDTEDFLEFKYSASLRTQICQALIHLLSLANSTDLPFIRKTIAENGDVIRSYVLQYMKSGVEEDEAGIHTNSHERDRLLKRAIEHICGIEELSEGKAKVLVAAYLEDILTNHINSTELTEA